AAATTTCGGCGTTAAAAAACCTGCAGACCGGAAAACTGAAATTAGGATGCTTTCAAAGCGTTTCCGTAAGAATCCTGCCCGGGATTTTAAAGGTATTCAAACAAAAGTATCCCGGAATAGAAATCTCATGGTTTGAAGGTACGGACTTGGAGGTCAGGGACTGGATAATAAGCGAAGCGGTGGATATCGGGTTCGTCGTATCGTCCTCTGTACCTTTGTCCGAGTGCGCATCTTCGCAGATCGAAGGTGCGGACAAAGACGGGCTTAAGACTATCCCTCTTTTGGAGGATAAGATGCTCGGGGTCTTTCCCGCAAAACATCCCTTGTGTTCAAAGAAACATATAAATATAAAAGAGCTTGCCGGCGAACATCTTATAACATTTAAGGGGTCGAGCTGCGGCATGCTTATAGCGTCTAATTTAATAAACATAATGAAAAATATAGACGAAATTAAAAAAATAGAAGTCAGGAATATAAGCACCGTTATAGAAATGGTCAGGGGAGGCATAGGCGTAGCTATTATGCCGGAGCTTGCCGTTCCTCTAAATTATGCGGGCATATGTTCGGTTCCCCTAAGCCCCGAAATAAAAAGAGAAATTGCTCTGGCATACCGCCCTTCCTGTTCTTTAGACAACCTTTCCTTATCCGCAAAGGCTTTTATAGAAATAACGAGGAAATGGATAGAAGAGCATTTTAAAATCGGGAGAGATGTTTCTTGAGTTTCTCTCCCCCCCCCCGCCTTTTAAGGCGAAGGGGGAAGAAATAATTTGGCAATATGCAATATAAATAATAAATATTGCCGGCTAAAATGATCGGTTAACGCAGCGATTTAAACAGCCATGTGCCGTAAACGGGTTGAGGACCCTGCATGCCGTTATGCACGACGTAGAATCCTGGCCACCTGAGGTCAACCCAGACTTTAAGGCTTTTCCCGTCAAGTTTCATGTAATAAGGATTGTTGGTTCTGAAGTTAGTTCCCATGCCGACAAGCCTGTGGCACCTGTCTTTTTCTACCGTGACATTTTTAACTAGTCTAAGCCGCACTCTTTGACCGTGCCATGTAATAAGATAATAAAATTGCCCTATCGGCGGATGCACGGGACAACCCGGGCAAGGGCGCGGATAAATGGCGCTGGAAGATTTTACCCCGAATAAAAATATCATAGGCAGTGATAATGCTAATACTAAAACGAACCATTTTAGATTTGTACCGAATAAACTTGCGTAACTGGATTTTATTTTCATTTTATTCACCCCCTTTTTATTAAATTTTAATAATTTATATAATTGCCGATTATATAAATTATTTTTAACGACGCCAATATACATATATTATGGTATATTAGGATTTTACCACTAAAAAAGAAGTTGTCAAGTGTTGGCGGCAATGCATCGGCAATGCGCCGATAATAATGAAACAGCGGGTTAAATTTATCCGGCATCGAGTGGGCGGGCGAGCCGGCAACTGACCCTCTCCTCCCCCTCCGCGCTAATCCCCGCGCTTGGCGTTTTTGTTTTTTGAATTTTTAGGAGTATAATTTCATATTATGGACCCTCAAGAGCTTATAAACAAATACGGCGGCAGATTTTCGTCAAGCTTGGGCATCCGTCTTTCGGCCTCAAATCCGGACGAAATATTTAAATGGTTTATCGCCTCCATGCTTTTCGGAGCAAGAATATCGGGAAGTATTGCGATAAAAACATATAATAAATTAATATCGAAAGACATCGCCTCCCCCGAAGATATTTTAAAAATAGGATGGGACGGTCTTGTCGCAATTCTGGATGAAGGGGGTTACGCAAGATACGATTTTAAAACCGCAACAAAGTTTCTCGAGGTTTGCAAATCGCTGACCGAAAACTATAACGGAAACCTAAATATATTGCACTCAAGGGCATCGGACGGGAAAGACCTCGAGAACAGGTTAAAAGCCCTCGGCAAGGGCATCGGGGATGTAACCGTTAATATATTTTTAAGAGAATTAAGGGGAATATGGCTTAAAGCAACACCTTTGCCGCCTAACACCGTTATGACTGCGGCTAAAAAAGCAGGCTTTATTCCTGAAGAACTGACCGACAATAAAAAAGCGCTCCATATGCTCTTTAGTATATGGAATGGCGGAAGGAAAGGCAAAGAAGCCGAAAAAAGGATGAAATCCTTTCCCGATTTCGAATCGGCATTGGTTAAAAGCGGCCTCGAGATTAGAAAAAAGAAATTATCGTGATGCGAATCAGCGGCCTCCTGCTCCCAAAGAGGCCATAATATATTATAATATAACTTAGTAATTTTAAATAATTAGTTTTAAAAAATGCTTTGACAATGAATAAATTATACAATATAATCCTTTAAAATAATAATTAATTAAATCTTATACTCTTACTAATTTACACAAAGAAATAAATAAAAACCGACGATAATCAAAATGGTAATGTTTGCGGGTATTTTCATAGTTCCGCTTATTTTGCTTGCGGCATGCGTTTATATTTATTGCCGGTATTTCTTCATTATCTTATAATATTATTTAATTAAATCAAAAATATTGGAAATTCTTTTTAAAATTAAACGAACTTAAAAAAGGATGATAAAGATAAAATAGGCCACTCCCTATGATATTATGACAAAACGGAATATTAATCCATTTAGTATGACAGCAATATCATAAAAAGACTATAGGGGAAAAAGCAATGACATATCTTGCTAAACTTTATCTTACGGTCGGCATAACCGGACACAGGGATTTAGTCGAAGAAGATATCCCTTTACTTAAAAAGCGCATAAAAGATGTTTTTGATGATTTAAGAAAAGAGTATCCCAATACGCCGTTGCTCCTCATAACGCCGCTTGCTGAAGGCGCCGACAGGCTTGCCGCCGAGGTGGCATTGGAAGAAAACATAGAATATGTTTCACCCCTCCCTTTGCCGATAAATATTTATAAAAACGACTTTCCTGACACTGTTTCCGAGTTCGATCATTATATTTCAAATGCAAAAGACTTTTTTGAACTCCCTCTGGGTAAAGACAAAATAGAATCCATAAGCAAATATGGAAAAGAAAGGGATAAAAGATACCAGCTTGTCGGAGCCTTTATAGTGAGATATTCCCAAGTGTTGGTAGCCTTATGGGACGGCAAACATACAAGCCTTACCGGAGGCACATCGGATATTATCCGCTTTCAATCGGAAGGCCTTCCGCATGAATATGCCACTAACCGATGCGAGTTGGACTTCCCCGACAGCGGCCCAGTATACCACATACTTACGAGAAGAAGAAAAAACATCGATATATCCGTTCCTTACAATGCCAAGGTTAACATTATTATGGCGACAGAAGGTAAAAAAAAGGAGGGTGGCGTATTTCGAATAATAGACAGAACGGCTGAGCGTCTTTTCCATAACGACCATTTTAAGAAGGGCGACACCGCATTCCGACCCATTGACAACTTTAATTTTGAAGCGGAAAAATTGACCATTAAAGACGCGGATAAATCTTTGAAATACTTAACATCTCTTAAAGATTTTGAAAAGGAAAAAGACATAGCATACCTTTATGCCAATGCCGATGCCTTGTCGTTAAAACATCAGAAAAAATGGCTGTTTTCCCAGAAGCTTCTATTTGTTATAACTGGGCTTATCGTCACCGACTTTATTATATACTCGTTTATAAACATAAGATATCTCCTCGTTTTTTACATAACCCTTTATATATTGGCAGCATTTATAATCGCAAGGTATCATAAAAACCGTGAATCTTATATAAACTATAGGTCTCTTGCCGAGGGGCTAAGGGTGGTATTTTTTCTAAGGTTTGCCGGTCTTCACGAGGATGCAGCGGACAACTATTTGAGCAAACAGGCGGAAGAGCTTCAATGGGTAAGGGAAGCGATGAGGTCGGCAAATGTCATCAAACCTAAAATAAAACCGGACTTCGAGATGGTTCAAAAGGACTGGATAAATGGGCAAATAAAATACTATACGGGCGCAAAAGCAAGGGACCAAAAAAAGCTTACGACTATACGCACTATCACGATTATTCTTCTTTTGTTAGGTTTTATCAGCGCGGTTCTGGCGCTGATAAAAGGTTTAACAGGCATTCTTCCGCCATTAAATCTACTTATTGCCATGACAGCGCTTATGCCCGCCTATGCAGCAATCCTTGAGACCTACTCGGTAAGGATGGGTTTTACGGAACATATTAAAGAGTATTCCCGTATGCAAGGAATATTCGAGCGCGCGAACAAGTTACTTAAAAATTCGAAGGATGTAGAATCGAGACAGAGGATTTTTTTAATGCTTGGACGTGAGGCTTTAAGGGAAAATGCAGACTGGCTTTTACTGCACAGGAAACTTCCCGAAGGACTTCCCAAACAATAAACCGGTAGATAAAAGATTGGGAAACATGTTTGAGTTTCTATTTTATAGTTTAATATTGTAAAAATTATTAAATTTTAATTATTTAAAATGCTTATGGATAATAACAAAGATAAGTCCGATTTTTTTATAAGTTTTAAAAAAAGCGATATAGATGAAGGCTATGTTGCATGGCTTGAAAATTTATTGGATAAAAAGGGATATAGTTATGTTACTATGAAAGATATTAAACCAGGCGAAGACTTTGAAATATCAATTAATTCAAAACTTGAAAATACCCGCGGAACAATTTCTGTCATAACCAAAAATTATTTTGAAGGATATGACTCTGGAAAAAACTGGTGTTATA
This is a stretch of genomic DNA from Candidatus Acidulodesulfobacterium ferriphilum. It encodes these proteins:
- a CDS encoding LysR family transcriptional regulator gives rise to the protein MTLTQLNILKTVVETESFTKTADILHITQSGVSHSIASLEDELEIKLVKSNKRSVSLTEAGEKIYILAKDILSRIDRSKEEISALKNLQTGKLKLGCFQSVSVRILPGILKVFKQKYPGIEISWFEGTDLEVRDWIISEAVDIGFVVSSSVPLSECASSQIEGADKDGLKTIPLLEDKMLGVFPAKHPLCSKKHINIKELAGEHLITFKGSSCGMLIASNLINIMKNIDEIKKIEVRNISTVIEMVRGGIGVAIMPELAVPLNYAGICSVPLSPEIKREIALAYRPSCSLDNLSLSAKAFIEITRKWIEEHFKIGRDVS